In Deltaproteobacteria bacterium, the following proteins share a genomic window:
- a CDS encoding TonB-dependent receptor encodes MRWFLTVFMSLLLSWIINMPLSQAEEIMEKPGQEETKLELEEIVVTPTGRISNEALVNIPAVVESLTPEGIERINAIDTSDVFKYLPGSYLRKLAPGSTNRPLIIRGNASFLTARTLVLADGIRISDFLAAGNSNGPKWQMVAPEEIERVDVIYGPYSAALSGNSLSGTAMITTRFPQKREIRADANTFYQNFQEYHTNLDLRGYTANVSYGDKIGGLSFLAWYDRLETDVQPTTYITRQASAGGVSGGSAVTGWVSDSDPKGAKRYILGSYGKQELVNNTLKVKMAYDLTSEQQIRFIWAFWDSRQQNGAPETYLRDAQGRPVYSGPVVINGKSYNLAANTFTYQKAEKQDFLYALTYGLNSATGLKLSVSTSFYNLAKDITRQSGVSPTVSESGGAGKVTDNDNGWNTADLKGSYDLKWLGVHTLGTGYHFDRYYVDSSTWNASDWDRDIRTSLSQRDQGKTETHGFFLEDTWNLDKQWSVYLGGRYEWWKGFDGAKSTDGLTGRITTGLADKNEKGFSPKFSTTFKPSEDWRLRFSLGLANRYPTVGELYYGGITSQGMINNGNPDLKPEKIFAKDFTITRALGSLGDTRLTFFEDDVKDAINNQTSFYTNWTNYQNVDEVRTRGIELAVNLQRFLIPGLGLFTNVAWTESEILRNDNVPASVGKTFPRVPKWRLKCVLDYAPSERWFVTFSGHYASKQFGTLDNSDTNDGYGAIDRFLVFDTKFSYKLHKNLTAAVGVDNLTNVLYHVSHPYPRRTFFANLKFNF; translated from the coding sequence ATGAGGTGGTTCCTTACTGTTTTTATGAGCCTTCTTCTGAGTTGGATTATTAATATGCCATTGTCGCAGGCCGAAGAGATAATGGAAAAGCCCGGACAGGAAGAAACCAAACTTGAGCTTGAGGAGATTGTCGTCACCCCCACCGGCAGGATATCGAATGAAGCCTTGGTCAACATCCCCGCCGTAGTCGAATCCTTAACCCCCGAAGGTATTGAGCGGATCAATGCCATTGATACCTCGGATGTCTTCAAGTACCTGCCCGGTTCCTATTTACGTAAACTTGCCCCGGGCTCCACCAACAGGCCTTTGATCATCCGGGGCAATGCCTCGTTTCTGACCGCCCGGACCCTGGTGCTGGCCGACGGAATCCGGATCAGCGATTTTCTGGCCGCCGGAAACAGCAACGGACCCAAATGGCAGATGGTGGCACCCGAGGAGATCGAGCGGGTGGATGTCATTTACGGCCCCTATTCGGCGGCCCTCAGCGGCAATTCGCTTTCCGGTACGGCTATGATCACCACCCGCTTTCCTCAAAAGAGGGAAATCCGGGCCGATGCCAATACCTTCTATCAGAACTTCCAGGAATACCATACCAATCTGGACCTCCGGGGATACACGGCCAACGTCTCCTATGGAGATAAAATCGGGGGGCTTTCTTTCCTGGCCTGGTATGACCGGCTTGAGACGGACGTCCAGCCAACCACCTACATTACCAGGCAGGCCTCGGCCGGAGGTGTCTCCGGGGGCAGTGCAGTCACCGGATGGGTATCCGATTCGGATCCCAAGGGAGCGAAAAGATACATTCTGGGAAGCTACGGGAAGCAGGAACTGGTGAACAACACCCTTAAGGTCAAAATGGCCTATGATTTAACCTCCGAGCAACAGATCCGTTTTATCTGGGCTTTTTGGGACAGCCGGCAACAAAACGGCGCACCAGAAACCTATTTGCGGGACGCCCAGGGAAGGCCGGTCTACTCAGGACCGGTGGTCATAAACGGTAAGAGTTATAATCTGGCTGCCAACACCTTCACCTACCAAAAGGCAGAAAAACAGGACTTTCTCTATGCCCTCACTTATGGGCTCAACTCGGCAACCGGTCTGAAACTGTCGGTCTCCACCAGCTTCTATAATCTGGCCAAAGACATCACCCGTCAATCGGGCGTAAGCCCTACGGTGTCCGAAAGCGGAGGAGCGGGCAAGGTAACGGATAATGACAATGGCTGGAATACGGCCGATCTGAAAGGTTCATACGATCTTAAATGGCTTGGTGTGCATACCCTTGGGACCGGTTACCACTTCGACCGTTATTATGTAGACTCGTCGACCTGGAACGCCTCGGATTGGGATAGGGACATCCGGACCAGTCTCAGTCAAAGGGATCAAGGGAAAACGGAGACCCATGGTTTTTTTCTGGAAGACACCTGGAACCTCGACAAACAATGGTCCGTCTATCTGGGAGGCCGGTATGAATGGTGGAAGGGATTCGACGGGGCCAAATCGACCGACGGACTTACCGGACGCATCACAACCGGTCTGGCCGATAAAAACGAAAAGGGGTTTTCCCCGAAATTCTCAACCACCTTTAAACCATCGGAGGACTGGCGGCTCCGTTTTTCCCTCGGATTGGCCAATCGATACCCCACAGTCGGGGAACTCTATTACGGGGGGATTACCTCCCAGGGAATGATCAACAACGGCAATCCTGATCTGAAGCCGGAGAAGATCTTCGCCAAGGATTTCACCATTACCCGCGCCCTTGGCAGTCTGGGGGATACCCGTCTGACCTTTTTCGAAGATGACGTCAAGGACGCCATTAACAACCAAACCAGCTTCTATACCAATTGGACCAACTACCAGAACGTCGATGAGGTCAGGACCAGAGGGATCGAGTTGGCTGTAAATCTGCAAAGATTCCTGATCCCCGGTCTGGGATTATTTACCAATGTCGCCTGGACCGAGTCGGAGATTCTGAGGAACGACAATGTCCCGGCCAGCGTCGGTAAGACCTTCCCCCGGGTGCCGAAATGGCGGCTGAAATGCGTTCTGGACTATGCCCCTTCGGAACGCTGGTTTGTGACCTTCAGCGGGCATTATGCCAGCAAACAGTTCGGAACGCTGGACAACAGCGATACCAACGACGGATATGGTGCAATCGATCGTTTCCTGGTTTTTGACACCAAGTTTTCCTATAAACTGCACAAGAATCTGACGGCCGCCGTCGGGGTCGACAACCTCACCAACGTATTATATCACGTTTCCCACCCCTATCCGAGAAGGACCTTTTTTGCCAATTTGAAATTTAATTTTTAA
- a CDS encoding DUF4198 domain-containing protein, protein MKKMIDQKSFRMFFIVFLFSMVPVGLSQAHDTWINMQNYRLNQSDPAVLSVTNAHSFVIPGKELLPSGQVDTVLFLSPDGKEIPSIPEGNEKYKSNLPLKTDGSYMAVVKKKVLFSSKTVDGYQRGKNKRDLKDVIECSHSEKYAKALFTVGVAAGDVYSKVLGHPMEIVPLQDPGKLKAGDLLMVKILIRGNPARNTLYGTYAGFSTEPNTFAYTTSTDKEGVARIRLLKEGLWLLIARQDFAYPDPTVCDKQSYAASLTFQVR, encoded by the coding sequence ATGAAAAAGATGATAGACCAAAAATCGTTCCGGATGTTTTTTATTGTTTTTCTGTTTTCGATGGTCCCTGTGGGGTTAAGCCAGGCACATGACACCTGGATCAATATGCAGAACTACCGGCTCAACCAATCCGATCCGGCAGTACTTAGTGTGACCAATGCCCACAGCTTCGTGATCCCCGGCAAGGAGTTGCTGCCGTCAGGCCAGGTGGACACAGTCTTGTTTTTAAGCCCTGATGGTAAGGAAATCCCTTCCATACCGGAAGGAAACGAGAAATATAAATCCAACCTTCCCCTCAAGACCGATGGGTCCTATATGGCGGTCGTTAAAAAAAAGGTCTTGTTTTCCAGCAAGACCGTGGATGGCTACCAACGGGGAAAGAATAAAAGAGACCTGAAGGACGTCATCGAGTGCAGCCATTCGGAGAAATATGCCAAGGCCCTTTTCACGGTTGGGGTTGCGGCAGGGGACGTTTACTCAAAGGTCCTGGGCCATCCGATGGAAATAGTTCCCTTGCAGGATCCAGGCAAACTCAAAGCAGGCGATCTATTGATGGTCAAGATCCTCATTCGGGGAAATCCGGCCAGGAACACCCTTTATGGGACCTATGCCGGATTTTCCACTGAGCCCAACACCTTTGCCTATACCACTTCGACGGATAAAGAGGGGGTCGCCAGGATCAGGCTCCTTAAAGAGGGCCTATGGCTGCTGATCGCCCGGCAGGATTTTGCTTACCCGGATCCGACGGTCTGCGACAAACAATCCTATGCGGCTTCCCTGACTTTCCAGGTCAGGTAG
- a CDS encoding biotin carboxylase, protein MKTSKDKEEAMAGKSGPPIDKKTDRHPIRPELAEVIQRHSFGLDANRPEAVARRRQKNQRTVRANIEDLCDPGRFIEYGALAIAAQRGRRSMEDLISKTPADGLITGIGSVNGSQCGDDQARCLVMAYDYTVLAGTQGYFNHKKKDRILKLAYEQRLPLIFFGEGGGGRPGDVDADGVVVAGLDLSTFALFARLSGRVPMIGLVSGPCFAGNAALLGCCDVIIATRNSNIGMGGPVMIEGGGLGVFRPEEVGPIEVQTKNGVVDIAVADDQEMVAAARQYLSYFQGTTSPWEAADQGILRGLLPENRRRVYEVRTVIKTLADTGSFLELRPQFGPGMVTGLIRIEGRPFGLIANNCKHMGGAIEAEDADKAVRLMQLCNAHGLPILSLCDTPGFMVGPEIEKRAQVRHVCRMFVVGAHLTIPYFTVVLRRGYGLGAMAMARGGFHESFFTVAWPTGEFGGMGLEGAVKAGYKKELAAIENPKEREALYEKLVAQLYERGKAINMASHLEIDAVIDPAETRRWLLEGLRSVPAEGRKGTGHSFVDPW, encoded by the coding sequence ATGAAAACATCTAAAGATAAAGAAGAAGCGATGGCCGGAAAGAGTGGCCCGCCCATTGATAAAAAAACCGACCGGCATCCGATACGTCCTGAACTGGCCGAGGTGATCCAGCGCCATTCTTTCGGCCTTGATGCAAATCGCCCCGAGGCGGTGGCCCGGCGGCGGCAAAAAAACCAGCGCACGGTCCGCGCCAACATAGAGGACCTCTGCGACCCGGGACGTTTCATTGAATACGGCGCACTCGCCATCGCCGCCCAACGGGGGCGGCGTTCCATGGAAGACCTCATCAGCAAGACCCCGGCCGACGGCCTGATCACAGGCATCGGGTCGGTAAACGGCTCCCAATGCGGAGATGACCAGGCCCGCTGTCTGGTGATGGCCTATGATTATACCGTTCTGGCCGGCACCCAGGGTTATTTTAACCACAAAAAGAAGGATCGTATACTGAAGCTGGCCTATGAGCAGCGCCTGCCCCTGATTTTTTTCGGGGAAGGCGGCGGTGGAAGGCCGGGCGATGTTGATGCCGACGGGGTCGTAGTGGCAGGGCTGGATTTATCGACCTTCGCCTTGTTCGCCAGACTCAGCGGCCGGGTTCCGATGATAGGCCTCGTATCAGGACCCTGTTTTGCAGGCAATGCAGCCCTGCTCGGCTGCTGCGATGTGATTATTGCCACCAGGAATTCCAATATCGGTATGGGCGGACCGGTGATGATTGAAGGCGGCGGACTCGGGGTTTTCAGACCGGAGGAGGTTGGCCCCATTGAGGTGCAGACCAAAAACGGCGTAGTCGATATCGCTGTGGCGGATGATCAGGAGATGGTGGCCGCGGCCAGGCAATATCTTTCTTATTTCCAGGGAACGACTTCCCCCTGGGAGGCCGCCGACCAGGGTATTCTGCGGGGCTTGCTGCCGGAAAACCGGCGCCGGGTTTATGAAGTGCGGACCGTGATTAAAACGCTTGCCGATACGGGATCGTTTCTGGAGCTTCGGCCCCAATTCGGACCCGGAATGGTTACGGGCCTGATCCGCATCGAAGGAAGACCTTTCGGTCTGATCGCCAACAACTGCAAGCATATGGGCGGAGCTATCGAAGCCGAAGATGCCGACAAAGCCGTGCGCCTGATGCAGCTTTGCAATGCCCATGGCCTGCCGATACTGTCTTTGTGCGACACCCCGGGATTCATGGTGGGGCCGGAGATCGAGAAACGGGCCCAGGTTCGCCATGTTTGCCGTATGTTTGTTGTCGGCGCTCATCTAACCATACCGTACTTTACGGTTGTTTTACGCCGGGGATACGGTCTGGGAGCCATGGCTATGGCCAGGGGGGGCTTTCATGAATCGTTCTTCACGGTGGCCTGGCCGACCGGAGAATTCGGGGGCATGGGGCTGGAAGGCGCGGTTAAAGCCGGATACAAGAAAGAGCTTGCGGCTATTGAAAATCCCAAGGAGCGTGAAGCGCTCTACGAAAAATTGGTTGCCCAACTCTATGAGAGGGGAAAGGCCATCAATATGGCCTCCCATCTCGAAATCGATGCCGTAATTGATCCGGCCGAGACCCGCCGCTGGCTTCTGGAAGGCTTGAGATCCGTCCCGGCTGAAGGCAGGAAGGGGACCGGACACTCTTTCGTCGATCCGTGGTAA
- a CDS encoding PAS domain S-box protein yields MKTTSLQNRILIPLTLGLFSLLVVFLVSLFWIERNNITIRVKHQFESSEHFFYAQQENDARLLIGLLESIMNDRAIQTAMKGKDRQVLLSRTAPLFKRIAAYHPVTHLYFSDAQRINLLRVHQPNRYGDRIDRVTTLRAEKTGKIVYGLELGPLGTLTLRVVAPMIVDGKRIGFVELGEEIDHITAKFKKFLGVELIVHLHKKFLRRSDWEAGMKMLGRASDWDRFPDVVLVEQTLPVNPEALPLFFSEGSHRAETNDVEIVSQNRRFRGRFLVIKDFQGVQVGDMVVLIDVTGQVTRLYYTMGGIALFSVSVGGVLFFLFRFFLGRVEYQLTTAQQKIIDLEKNRTRIESEAKFYSVAQSVNDAMISCDPSGEITFWNQAAVDMFGYQEEEVLGQPLTMLIPERYREAHLKGMERIHSGGQPRIIGKTTELYGVKKEGTEFPLELSLARWTAGNETFYAGFIRDITQRKQAQKALLESEDRYRDLVENSQDLICTHDLDGRLLSVNPRPAKVLGYTRDDLLQMNLRDILIPEMRQKFGEYLEEIKTNRASQGLMFVQTAKGEQRIWEYNNTLRTEGVMEPIVRGMAHDVTEQKRAEKALQRSETLLTQTQKMTKVGGWEYDVEKGKLVWTAEVYRIYGVSPETYDPNDISRNIAFYEDRKTIEKAFKRAVELGEPYELDLMFKNAQGEILWVRTSGQAETKGGKVVRVFGNFWDITERKKAEAALRHTEQRYRTLFEEAPAMYVIMFNKGGIPIIADCNELFLKTLRYPRAEVVNRPLADFYTPASRYHLLEGGGYQRALKNQCLDEERELVTSDGHIVHTLLRALPEVNADGHVYGTRAMFVNITERKQAEAERERLMAAIEQAGENVFITDPEGTIQYVNPAFETVTGYTREEALGRNPRLLKSGQQDEVFYRELWETISAGRTWKGRMINRRKDGKLYTEEATISPVRDEDGRIVNYVAVKRDITEHLRLADQLQQAQKMESVGRLAGGVAHDFNNLLTAIIGNAQIVLLGIGKDETFCDGLNEIVAAGEKAALLTRQLLAFSRKQVFRPEVINLNEVVPDIEKMLRRLIGEDIELETILATDLGQVEVDAMQIEQVIINLAVNARDAMPRGGKLIIETANVELDEEYAANHISVTPGPYVVLSIGDNGIGMTREVQDQIFDPFFTTKEKGKGTGLGLSTVYGIVKQSKGNIWVYSEIGKGTIFKVYLPRVDKEEEKEKGERIKDEVRGGSETVLVVEDEESVRNLIVMVLERFGYRVLTAGNGQEALEIFEGPENSIDLLLTDVIMPRMGGRELAERLEGLQPDLKVLFMSGYTDNAIVHHGILDKGIAFIQKPFRPEDLARKVREVLEG; encoded by the coding sequence ATGAAAACCACCTCCTTACAAAACCGGATTCTCATTCCCTTGACCCTTGGCTTATTCTCTCTCCTGGTCGTTTTTTTGGTCAGTCTCTTTTGGATCGAACGAAATAATATCACCATAAGGGTTAAACACCAGTTTGAATCGAGTGAACATTTTTTCTACGCCCAACAGGAAAATGACGCCCGCCTTTTAATCGGCCTGCTGGAATCGATTATGAATGACCGGGCCATTCAAACGGCCATGAAGGGCAAAGATCGCCAGGTCTTGCTTTCCCGTACTGCCCCCTTATTCAAACGAATAGCCGCCTACCATCCCGTGACCCATCTATATTTTAGCGATGCCCAACGGATCAACCTCCTTCGGGTCCATCAACCCAACCGATACGGGGATCGCATCGACCGTGTTACGACCTTAAGGGCGGAGAAGACCGGTAAGATTGTCTACGGCCTGGAGTTAGGCCCTCTGGGGACCTTGACCTTGCGGGTTGTGGCCCCGATGATCGTAGACGGCAAAAGGATCGGTTTTGTGGAACTGGGTGAGGAAATCGATCACATTACCGCCAAATTTAAAAAATTCCTTGGCGTAGAACTGATAGTCCATCTCCATAAAAAGTTTCTTCGTCGTTCCGATTGGGAGGCGGGAATGAAAATGTTGGGCCGGGCCTCTGACTGGGATCGGTTTCCGGATGTCGTCTTAGTGGAACAGACCTTACCGGTCAACCCGGAGGCCCTGCCTTTATTTTTCTCTGAAGGCTCCCATAGGGCTGAAACCAATGATGTGGAAATAGTTTCACAAAACCGCCGGTTTCGGGGTCGATTTCTGGTTATTAAGGATTTTCAGGGCGTGCAAGTGGGCGACATGGTCGTCCTGATCGATGTAACCGGTCAAGTCACCAGACTCTATTACACCATGGGGGGTATAGCCCTTTTCTCTGTTTCCGTGGGAGGCGTGCTCTTTTTTTTGTTTCGCTTTTTTCTGGGGCGGGTTGAATATCAGTTGACCACGGCCCAACAGAAAATTATTGATCTGGAAAAGAACCGTACCCGCATAGAGTCGGAAGCCAAATTTTATTCCGTGGCCCAATCGGTGAACGACGCCATGATCTCCTGTGACCCCTCGGGGGAAATTACCTTCTGGAACCAGGCGGCGGTCGATATGTTCGGCTATCAGGAAGAAGAGGTCCTGGGCCAGCCCCTGACTATGCTCATCCCGGAACGATACCGGGAAGCCCACCTGAAGGGAATGGAACGCATCCACTCCGGTGGGCAGCCCAGGATAATCGGAAAAACCACTGAGCTCTATGGGGTAAAAAAAGAGGGGACAGAATTTCCTTTGGAGCTTTCTCTGGCCCGATGGACAGCCGGAAATGAAACATTCTATGCTGGTTTTATTCGGGATATTACCCAACGCAAACAGGCCCAAAAAGCCTTATTGGAAAGTGAGGATCGATACCGGGACCTGGTGGAGAACAGCCAGGATCTCATCTGCACGCACGATCTGGACGGTCGCCTCCTCTCCGTAAATCCCAGGCCGGCGAAGGTGTTAGGCTATACCCGGGACGATCTTTTACAGATGAATTTGCGCGATATTCTCATCCCCGAGATGCGTCAAAAATTCGGGGAATACCTGGAAGAGATCAAAACGAATCGTGCCTCTCAGGGCCTGATGTTCGTTCAGACAGCCAAAGGGGAACAACGTATCTGGGAATACAACAATACCTTGCGAACAGAGGGAGTAATGGAACCGATTGTCCGGGGCATGGCCCATGATGTCACCGAGCAGAAGCGGGCTGAAAAGGCACTGCAGCGAAGTGAAACGCTGCTTACGCAGACGCAAAAGATGACCAAGGTTGGCGGGTGGGAATACGATGTAGAAAAAGGCAAGCTGGTCTGGACGGCAGAGGTATACCGAATCTACGGAGTCTCCCCTGAAACGTATGATCCCAATGATATTAGCCGGAATATAGCCTTCTACGAGGACCGAAAGACCATCGAGAAGGCATTCAAAAGGGCGGTCGAACTTGGGGAACCCTATGAGCTTGATTTGATGTTCAAAAATGCCCAAGGGGAAATCCTCTGGGTACGGACCAGTGGACAGGCGGAAACCAAAGGCGGTAAGGTCGTGCGCGTCTTCGGTAATTTTTGGGACATCACCGAGCGCAAGAAAGCCGAGGCGGCTCTCAGACATACAGAGCAACGATACCGTACCCTGTTCGAGGAAGCGCCGGCCATGTATGTCATTATGTTTAACAAAGGCGGCATCCCCATCATCGCCGACTGTAATGAGTTGTTTCTAAAAACCCTGCGCTATCCCCGGGCTGAGGTCGTAAATCGCCCTCTGGCCGATTTCTACACACCCGCATCGCGATACCATCTGCTTGAAGGAGGCGGATACCAGAGGGCATTGAAAAACCAATGCCTGGACGAAGAGCGTGAATTGGTTACGAGTGATGGCCATATCGTCCATACATTACTCCGGGCTTTACCGGAAGTTAATGCCGACGGTCACGTTTATGGAACACGGGCCATGTTTGTAAACATCACCGAGCGCAAACAGGCCGAGGCCGAGCGGGAGCGGCTGATGGCGGCCATCGAACAGGCCGGGGAGAACGTCTTTATCACCGACCCCGAGGGGACCATCCAGTATGTCAATCCGGCCTTTGAGACCGTGACAGGCTATACTCGAGAAGAGGCTCTTGGCCGGAACCCGCGCCTGCTCAAGAGTGGGCAGCAGGACGAGGTCTTCTACCGCGAGTTGTGGGAAACCATCTCCGCCGGCCGAACCTGGAAAGGCCGCATGATCAACAGACGCAAGGATGGAAAACTTTACACCGAGGAGGCCACCATCTCCCCGGTACGCGACGAGGATGGCCGAATCGTCAACTACGTGGCTGTCAAACGGGACATCACGGAACATCTTCGACTGGCGGATCAGCTCCAACAGGCCCAGAAGATGGAATCCGTTGGGAGATTGGCCGGCGGGGTGGCCCACGATTTCAACAACCTTTTGACCGCCATTATCGGGAATGCCCAAATAGTCCTCCTGGGTATCGGTAAGGATGAAACCTTTTGTGACGGCCTGAATGAAATCGTGGCGGCCGGAGAAAAGGCGGCCTTGCTGACCAGGCAACTACTGGCCTTCAGCCGGAAACAGGTGTTCCGGCCAGAAGTGATCAACCTCAATGAGGTGGTCCCGGACATAGAAAAGATGCTGCGGCGTCTTATTGGGGAGGATATCGAATTGGAAACCATTCTGGCCACCGATCTGGGTCAGGTTGAGGTCGATGCAATGCAGATTGAGCAGGTGATCATCAACCTGGCGGTGAATGCCAGGGATGCCATGCCCCGAGGAGGGAAATTAATCATCGAAACGGCTAATGTCGAGCTGGACGAGGAATACGCCGCCAACCATATATCCGTAACCCCGGGACCTTATGTGGTATTGAGCATCGGCGACAATGGTATCGGCATGACCCGCGAGGTTCAGGACCAGATCTTCGATCCCTTTTTTACCACCAAGGAAAAAGGCAAGGGGACCGGCCTGGGATTATCAACGGTCTACGGGATTGTAAAACAAAGCAAGGGGAATATCTGGGTCTACAGCGAAATCGGTAAAGGGACTATCTTTAAGGTCTATCTGCCTCGGGTGGATAAAGAGGAGGAAAAGGAAAAGGGAGAAAGGATAAAGGATGAAGTGCGGGGCGGCTCGGAGACGGTCCTGGTGGTGGAAGACGAAGAAAGCGTTCGAAATCTTATTGTCATGGTTCTCGAACGATTCGGCTACCGGGTCTTAACTGCCGGGAATGGGCAGGAAGCTCTGGAGATATTTGAAGGGCCTGAAAATTCCATCGACCTGCTGTTGACCGATGTGATCATGCCCAGGATGGGCGGTAGAGAACTGGCCGAGCGGCTGGAAGGGCTGCAGCCGGACCTGAAGGTGCTCTTTATGTCCGGTTACACGGACAATGCCATTGTTCACCACGGTATCCTGGATAAGGGGATCGCCTTTATCCAGAAGCCCTTCAGGCCTGAGGACCTGGCCCGGAAGGTGCGGGAAGTACTGGAGGGATAA
- a CDS encoding energy transducer TonB — MRVQVKAFQISFLFHSILLVAALGLSTQMGVSIKIMVLDFNLYKPEPLVKTVASPPTAPLPRKKEMKTNQAQSLTKNEPLEQVKKPEAAPPVDIPPVVNPPEVQSTESPSLGLRMVVGTKSAQEGVAGTPGRVRDGTGTGLGTGQVTGGGENPGSDGKTEAAKARYLKEHFAYIRDKILNNISYPTLARRMGWQGMVQLSFIIASDGSVKDVKVIQSSGFEVLDKKAMETVKDTAPFPKPPAEAKLVIPITFRLE; from the coding sequence ATGAGAGTCCAGGTCAAAGCCTTCCAGATCTCCTTTTTGTTTCATAGCATCCTGTTGGTCGCCGCCCTGGGTCTAAGCACCCAAATGGGAGTGTCAATAAAGATAATGGTCCTGGACTTCAACTTGTACAAACCGGAACCTTTAGTCAAAACAGTCGCCTCGCCCCCCACGGCTCCCCTCCCCCGGAAAAAAGAGATGAAAACCAACCAGGCTCAAAGCTTAACGAAAAATGAACCCCTTGAGCAGGTTAAAAAACCCGAAGCAGCCCCACCCGTGGACATTCCACCAGTGGTGAACCCCCCGGAAGTCCAAAGTACGGAAAGCCCGTCCCTGGGTCTAAGAATGGTTGTCGGCACAAAGTCCGCCCAGGAGGGCGTCGCGGGTACTCCTGGTCGGGTGAGGGACGGGACCGGAACCGGCCTGGGGACAGGCCAAGTTACAGGCGGCGGAGAAAATCCAGGTTCGGATGGCAAGACCGAGGCAGCCAAAGCCCGATATCTTAAAGAACACTTCGCCTATATCCGGGATAAAATTCTTAATAATATCAGCTACCCGACACTGGCGCGCCGTATGGGCTGGCAGGGCATGGTCCAGCTTTCTTTTATCATCGCTTCCGATGGATCGGTTAAAGATGTCAAGGTCATCCAGAGTTCCGGCTTCGAGGTATTAGATAAAAAGGCCATGGAGACCGTCAAAGACACGGCCCCTTTCCCGAAACCGCCGGCCGAGGCCAAGCTCGTCATCCCCATAACCTTTCGATTGGAGTAA
- a CDS encoding biopolymer transporter ExbD encodes MEEKSFDYINVIPLVDVMLVLLTITLTTSSFIASGMIPMDLPKAHRSQGEILKTQTVEIDKAGKIYLNTKPVSLEGLKTSLASMNKKVPVLIRADRQLILQTFVSVLDVVKGLEFSRVSLQTEEVK; translated from the coding sequence ATGGAAGAAAAGTCCTTTGATTATATCAATGTCATCCCCTTAGTGGATGTCATGCTGGTCCTCCTGACCATTACCCTGACCACCTCTTCCTTTATAGCCAGCGGGATGATCCCCATGGATCTGCCTAAGGCCCATCGAAGCCAGGGAGAAATACTGAAGACCCAGACGGTGGAAATCGATAAGGCAGGAAAAATTTATCTGAATACCAAACCGGTATCTCTGGAAGGGTTGAAAACCAGCCTGGCCTCCATGAACAAAAAAGTCCCGGTCCTGATTCGGGCCGATCGGCAGCTCATCCTGCAGACCTTTGTCAGTGTCCTGGATGTGGTCAAGGGTCTGGAATTTTCCAGGGTGAGTCTGCAGACCGAGGAGGTAAAATGA
- the exbB gene encoding TonB-system energizer ExbB, translating into MDWLKMAVDYGIIGFLIILSMIAIGIAIERFFVFRQIRIEGFPDQKTLELELTRKLHLIATIGSNAPYIGLLGTVLGIMLTFYTIGQEGFMDTGKIMVGLALALKATAVGLLVAIPSVSLYNFLLRKIKVLLMSWEIEHGRKVL; encoded by the coding sequence ATGGATTGGCTTAAAATGGCCGTAGATTACGGTATCATTGGATTTTTAATTATTCTCAGCATGATTGCCATTGGGATCGCCATTGAAAGGTTTTTCGTTTTCAGGCAGATCCGGATCGAGGGTTTTCCGGACCAAAAGACCCTCGAGCTGGAACTCACCCGAAAGCTCCATCTCATCGCCACGATCGGCAGCAACGCCCCCTATATCGGTCTTCTGGGTACGGTCCTGGGTATCATGCTTACTTTTTATACCATCGGGCAGGAGGGCTTTATGGATACGGGCAAGATCATGGTCGGCCTGGCCCTGGCCCTGAAAGCCACGGCCGTCGGTCTTCTGGTAGCCATTCCTTCCGTATCGTTATACAATTTTCTGCTTAGAAAAATTAAGGTTTTGCTGATGTCTTGGGAGATTGAACATGGAAGAAAAGTCCTTTGA